The genomic DNA GGAACGGCCTGGTTTGCGTCTGGAGATCACCGGCACGGCCGATCCGGTTCGAGATCGACAAGAGCTCGGTCTTCAGAAACTCAAGGCGCAGCTGCTCGCGAGATGGCGGCAGGAGAAGGGCGCCTCACAGGAGGCGAGCCTGCCGATGCGTGACGAGGAACGACTGATCAGGGACCTGTACGACCAGCAGCGCAGCCGGCAGCCGGTGCCTGCGCCGGCTATGGCCACTGGCCCTGCGCCGAAGCCGCCGACAGTCGATGACATGCGTCAGCAGCTTGTTGCGGCCATCGCAGTTTCTGACTCGGATCTTCGAGCCTTGGCGCAACAACGGGCGGATCAGGTGCGTGGACAGTTTACCGGTGAAGGGAAGCTTGCCATCGAACGTGTGTTCTTGACGGAAGTCGATCTGGCGGCCTCGGATCACGACAGGGTCAGAAGCCGATTGAATATCACCGCTGGGCAGTAAGCGGTTCTCCCCCTTGCACTTGATCTTAGAGAGACAGTATCGTAGTGCTGTTCTGTGAGTAGGCCGATGTTTTGTGTAACCACGGAGGATATCATGGCAATTCGATTAGGCGATGAGGCACCGAATTTTACGGCAGAGACGACCGAAGGAACCATTAACTTTCATGAGTGGCTGGGCGGCGGGTGGGGGATTCTCTTCTCGCATCCAAAGGACTATACCCCGGTCTGTACCACCGAGTTGGGAACCGTGGCCAAGATTACGCCCGAGTTCAAGAAGCGTGGCGTGAAAGTCATCGCGGTGAGCGTCGATCCTCTGGACTCGCACAAGGGCTGGATCAACGATATCAATGAGACGCAGCACACGACGATGAACTATCCTATCATTGCAGATCCCGAGAAGAAGGTCGCGACGCTGTACGACATGATCCACCCCAATGCGCTGGACAACATGACCGTTCGTTCAGTTTTCATCGTTGGGCCGGACAAAAAGGTCAAGTTGACCTTGACCTATCCAGCCTCATGTGGCCGGAACTTCGATGAGTTGCTGCGAGTCATCGATTCGCTCCAGTTGACCTCGAAGTTCAAAGTCGCCACGCCAGCCAACTGGAAGGACGGCGAAGATTGCATCATCACTCCAGCCGTGAACGATGCTGAAGCGAAGACCCTCTTCCCCAAGGGTTTCAAGACCGTGAAGCCATACCTGCGCATTACGCCACAGCCAAATAAGTAACGAAGGGTATGACCTGTATCGAGGGCGGGAGATGCTTTGGGCGCCTCCCGCCCTTCGTGTTTTCTGAGCCGGCCTCCATTCGATTCGACCGTCTTGCAGTGGGTGGGGAAGGGGTCGGTTGATTGCTGGGTCTGGATAACTGTGCTAGGGTAAATGCTCAATGCGACAGATCTGTGGCAAGCCATCCTGTTCTCGCGTGCTGGTCCTCATGTGGGCATCGCTCTGGATGCTCATGGTTCCATTTTTCCACGTGCATCCCGAGGCGGATCATCATCATGGAGATGCGAGTCATGTCCATGGTGGTACTGTTCATTCCGTGTTCTCACAGGACCTTGAGTGCGAGTACACGGATGACATCCATGATCCGGCCTGTCCTGAAGCAGCGCAGCAACACCTGCACGCTCTGGCGCATTCCGGTCATGCGTTCAATCACCCAGAGATTGAATTCTCACTGCTGACTGTTCCGATCGATCGTCCCTTGCCGAAACCGGGGGTGACGGGCTTGGAATTAGGAGCGATCGCAAGTACTACGGTTCAACGAGGCGTGGCCGTTGCTTCGTTCCCGCCCGGTACCTCTCACACCATTCTGTTTCTCTCCACCGCACTTCCGCTGCGCGCTCCTCCCTCTCAATCGCTCTAATTCATTTTCTCGTATCCAATTGGTCGAGTCATGCAGGCGTATGCCGTCAGATGTCGGTGGAGGGCGGTGCCCTTCCTGTTTTCTGACTGCGGGTCTTTCCGGAGATCGCGACCGCTTCCGCCTTGAGCTGTTTGGCTTATGGGGGATGGTTGGACCATGCCGTTTGTGAAAGGGAGGAGACAATCGATGACACGTCAACGAATAGTCTGGCTTGCGGTCGTAGCGTCTGGGCTCGCGAGCCTTGGCCTGAGCACCTATGAGGCTGTAGCTGCCGACGAAAACACCAACACCCATACAATAGATTCAGTGCTTGAATTGGCACTCGCGCACAATCCAACCATGGCAAGAGCTCAGGGGGACATGCGGCAACGTCGAGGCCAACAGGTCGCTGCCGGGGCCTATCTCAATCCTTCGATATCCGGTGCAGCCGGGCGAGGAAACATTCGAGATCCGAGCACGGGGGTGAAGGTCACTGAGCGAACGGTGACGGTCGAACAGCC from Nitrospirota bacterium includes the following:
- a CDS encoding peroxiredoxin → MAIRLGDEAPNFTAETTEGTINFHEWLGGGWGILFSHPKDYTPVCTTELGTVAKITPEFKKRGVKVIAVSVDPLDSHKGWINDINETQHTTMNYPIIADPEKKVATLYDMIHPNALDNMTVRSVFIVGPDKKVKLTLTYPASCGRNFDELLRVIDSLQLTSKFKVATPANWKDGEDCIITPAVNDAEAKTLFPKGFKTVKPYLRITPQPNK